A window of Hirundo rustica isolate bHirRus1 chromosome 27, bHirRus1.pri.v3, whole genome shotgun sequence contains these coding sequences:
- the FKBP10 gene encoding peptidyl-prolyl cis-trans isomerase FKBP10: MATAAGSRCLLLLLLLLLLGVLGAPALGDPGPLEDVVIDRYYIPKICLREAQMGDFIRYHYNGTFKDGKKFDSSYDRGATVAGVVGVGRLITGMDRGLQGMCVNERRHLIVPPHLGYGSIGVAGLIPPDATLYFDVVMLDIWNKNDKLQITTLSRPERCNRTVENSDFVRYHYNGTLLDGTPFDSSYSKGSTYDTYVGTGWLIKGMDQGLLGMCAGEKRSIIIPPFLAYGEKGYGTVIPPQASLVFSVLLVDFHNPKDGVFLEHLEVPESCKRRAVTGDFVRYHYNGTLMDGTLFDSSYSRNQTYNTYIGKGYIIPGMDQGLQGVCVGEHRRVVIPPHLAYGENGAGDKIPGSAVLIFDVHVIDFHNPADPVEIETVFRPEGCNVTTRNRDFVRYHYNCSLLDGTRLFSSHDYEKPQEVTLGANKVIEGLNSGLLDMCAGERRVLIVPPHLGHGESGARGVPGSAVLRFEVELISMEEGVPEGYLFIWHGEPPASLYEQMDLNKDGGIPAEEFSTFIKTQVAEGKGRLMPSSDPEKVIADMFQNQDRNQDGKITPDELKLKSDEDQEKIHEEL, from the exons ATGGCCACGGCCGCGGGCAGccgctgcctcctcctcctcctcctcctcctcctcttgggCGTCTTGGGGGCCCCGGCGCTGGGGGACCCCGGCCCATTAGAAGACGTGGTGATAGACAGATACTATattcccaaaatctgcctgcgGGAGGCGCAGATGGGGGATTTCATTCGCTACCACTACAATGGGACCTTTAAAGATGGCAAAAAGTTTGACTCCAG CTATGACCGAGGGGCCACGGTGGCCGGTGTGGTGGGCGTTGGGCGGCTGATCACGGGCATGGACCGGGGGCTGCAGGGCATGTGCGTGAACGAGCGGCGTCACCTCATCGTGCCGCCCCACCTGGGCTACGGCAGCATCGGCGTGG CGGGGCTGATCCCCCCAGATGCCACCCTGTACTTCGACGTCGTCATGCTGGACATCTGGAACAAGAACGACAAGCTGCAGATCACCACCCTGTCCAGGCCCGAGCGCTGCAACCGCACGGTGGAGAACTCGGACTTCGTGCGGTACCACTACAACGGCACGCTGCTGGACGGGACCCCCTTCGACTCCAG CTACAGCAAGGGCAGCACCTATGACACCTATGTGGGCACTGGGTGGCTGATCAAGGGCATGGaccaggggctgctgggcaTGTGCGCTGGGGAGAAGAGAAGCATCATCATCCCCCCATTCCTGGCCTATGGGGAGAAGGGCTACG GGACCGTGATTCCACCGCAGGCATCGCTGGTGTTCAGCGTGCTGCTGGTGGATTTCCACAATCCCAAGGATGGTGTCTTTCTGGAGCACCTGGAGGTGCCGGAGTCCTGCAAGCGCCGGGCTGTGACCGGGGACTTTGTCCGCTACCACTACAATGGGACACTCATGGATGGGACACTCTTCGATTCCAG TTATTCTCGCAATCAGACCTACAACACCTACATTGGGAAGGGCTACATCATCCCTGGCATGGATCAGGGGCTGCAAGGGGTCTGCGTGGGAGAGCACCGCCGAGTGGTCATCCCCCCACACCTGGCTTACGGGGAGAACGGCGCAG gAGATAAAATTCCCGGCTCAGCCGTGCTCATCTTTGACGTCCACGTCATCGACTTCCACAACCCTGCGGACCCGGTGGAGATCGAGACCGTGTTCCGGCCCGAGGGTTGCAACGTCACCACCCGCAACCGGGACTTTGTCCGCTACCACTACAACTGCTCCTTGCTGGATGGCACCCGGCTCTTCTCCTC ccACGACTATGAGAAGCCCCAGGAGGTAACTCTGGGGGCCAACAAGGTGATCGAGGGGCTGAACAGTGGCCTCCTGGACATGTGTGCAGGGGAGAGGCGGGTGCTCATCGTCCCCCCGCACCTGGGCCACGGGGAGAGCGGAG CACGGGGGGTGCCTGGCAGCGCCGTGCTCCGCTTCGAGGTGGAGCTGATCTCCATGGAGGAGGGCGTTCCTGAGGGCTACCTCTTCATCTGGCACGGGGAGCCACCGGCCAGCCTGTACGAGCAGATGGACCTCAACAAGGATGGGGGGATCCCTGCTGAAGAG TTCTCCACCTTCATCAAGACCCAGGTGGCAGAGGGGAAAGGCCGCCTCATGCCCAGCTCCGACCCGGAGAAAGTCATTGCTGACATGTTCCAGAACCAGGACCGCAACCAGGACGGGAAAATCACACCCGACGAGCTGAAGCTCAAGTCGGATGAGGACCAGGAGAAGATCCATGAGGAGCTCTGA